One Apodemus sylvaticus chromosome 14, mApoSyl1.1, whole genome shotgun sequence DNA window includes the following coding sequences:
- the Cxcl14 gene encoding C-X-C motif chemokine 14 codes for MRLLAAALLLLLLALCASRVDGSKCKCSRKGPKIRYSDVKKLEMKPKYPHCEEKMVIITTKSMSRYRGQEHCLHPKLQSTKRFIKWYNAWNEKRRVYEE; via the exons ATGAGGCTCCTGGCGGCCgcgctgctcctgctgctcctggcGCTGTGCGCCTCGCGCGTGGATG GGTCCAAGTGTAAATGTTCCCGGAAGGGGCCCAAGATCCGCTACAGCGACGTGAAGAAGCTGGAAATGAAGCCAAAGTACCCACACTGCGAGGAGAAGATggttat CATCACCACCAAGAGCATGTCCAGGTACCGGGGCCAGGAGCACTGCCTGCATCCTAAGCTGCAAAGCACCAAGCGCTTCATCAAATGGTACAATGCCTGGAACGAGAAGCGCAG GGTCTATGAAGAATAG